A stretch of Pangasianodon hypophthalmus isolate fPanHyp1 chromosome 9, fPanHyp1.pri, whole genome shotgun sequence DNA encodes these proteins:
- the LOC113530000 gene encoding uncharacterized oxidoreductase YjmC, which translates to MSLTRCLLVKTEVKEFIKQCMLAVGTKASHASSLADVLVEGDLRGHYSHGLNRMDLYVKEIQAGICAKEGGPVVEKESVATALVNGKNLLGPAVGNYCMSLALKKAQDVGIGWVVAYGSNHYGIAGYYSMQALKKNMIGMCYTNSSPLVVPTRGKECTLGTNPISVAAPAKDGDSFELDMATSAVALGKVELSARNGCSIPEGWGCDADGLPSSDPNAVLSGGGLVPVGGSETTGGYKGYGLALMVEVFCGILAGSHYSKYIRTWRKTDSKANLGQCFVALNPEFFADGFNDRMSDLLSIHRNLEPTVPEMPVMVPGDPERRHNQTCLELDGIPYSLSVVKHMNKVASTLGVTLQLPTHRLIQ; encoded by the exons ATGAGCCTCACCAG ATGCCTGCTGGTAAAGACGGAGGTTAAAGAATTTATAAAGCAGTGCATGCTGGCAGTGGGTACTAAAGCCAGTCATGCCAGCAGCCTAGCAGATGTGCTAGTGGAGGGGGACTTGCGTGGCCACTACAGCCACGGACTCAACCGCATGG ATTTATATGTAAAGGAGATTCAGGCAGGAATCTGTGCAAAGGAGGGCGGGCCGGTGGTGGAAAAGGAGTCAGTGGCTACAGCGCTTGTAAACGGGAAGAACCTCCTGGGTCCAGCTGTGGGAAACTACTGCATGAGTTTAGCTCTGAAGAAAGCTCAAGACGTGGGCATAGGCTGGGTGGTGGCTTACG GCTCCAACCATTATGGCATTGCTGGCTATTATTCCATGCAAGCCCTGAAAAAGAACATGATT GGGATGTGCTACACTAATTCCTCTCCTCTAGTGGTTCCAACACGAGGCAAAGAG TGCACACTGGGGACAAATCCTATTAGTGTAGCAGCTCCTGCTAAGGATGGAGACAGCTTTGAGCTGGACATGGCAACCTCGGCTGTTGCTCTCGGGAAG gtgGAGCTTTCTGCACGTAATGGCTGCTCTATCCCAGAGGGTTGGGGTTGTGATGCCGATGGCCTTCCCAGCTCTGACCCTAACGCAGTGCTGTCTGGAGGAGGCCTGGTGCCTGTGGGTGGCAGTGAGACGACag GAGGTTATAAGGGCTATGGCCTGGCGCTAATGGTGGAGGTGTTCTGCGGGATTCTGGCTGGCTCACACTACAGCAAATACATACGCACATGGAGAAAGACTGACTCCAAGGCAAACCTg GGTCAGTGCTTTGTGGCATTAAACCCAGAATTCTTTGCTGATGGATTCAATGACAGAATGTCTGATCTGCTGTCCATACACAGGAACCTCGAGCCA acAGTACCAGAGATGCCTGTAATGGTCCCTGGAGACCCGGAGAGGAGACATAACCAAACCTGCCTTGAGCTGGATGGCATCCCGTACTCCTTGAGTGTGGTCAAGCAcatg